Proteins encoded in a region of the Solanum dulcamara chromosome 9, daSolDulc1.2, whole genome shotgun sequence genome:
- the LOC129902569 gene encoding 14-3-3-like protein C, with amino-acid sequence MAVAPTAREENVYMAKLTEQAERYEEMVEFMEKVSNSLGSEELTVEERNLLSVAYKNVIGARRASWRIISSIEQKEESRGNEEHVNSIREYRSKIENELSKICDGILKLLDSKLIPSATSGDSKVFYLKMKGDYHRYLAEFKTGAERKEAAESTLTAYKAAQDIASAELAPTHPIRLGLALNFSVFYYEILNSPDRACNLAKQAFDEAIAELDTLGEESYKDSTLIMQLLRDNLTLWTSDMQDDGADEIKEDPKPEEKN; translated from the exons ATGGCGGTGGCACCGACGGCGCGTGAGGAGAACGTGTACATGGCAAAGCTGACGGAGCAGGCCGAGAGGTATGAAGAGATGGTGGAATTCATGGAGAAAGTTTCCAACTCCCTCGGCTCTGAAGAACTAACCGTGGAGGAGAGAAACCTTCTCTCCGTCGCGTATAAGAATGTGATCGGAGCGCGTAGGGCATCGTGGCGCATCATTTCATCGATCGAGCAAAAGGAAGAGTCTAGAGGAAATGAAGAACACGTTAACTCTATCCGCGAGTACAGATCTAAGATTGAGAACGAGCTCTCAAAGATCTGTGATGGCATTCTCAAGTTGCTTGATTCTAAGCTTATTCCTTCGGCAACATCTGGTGATTCTAAGGTTTTTTACCTGAAAATGAAAGGAGATTACCACCGCTATTTGGCTGAGTTCAAGACTGGTGCTGAACGTAAGGAGGCTGCTGAGAGTACTCTCACTGCCTACAAAGCTGCTCAG GATATTGCATCTGCTGAACTTGCCCCAACACATCCCATCCGACTTGGACTGGCTCTTAACTTCTCTGTGTTTTATTATGAGATCTTGAACTCTCCCGACCGTGCTTGCAATCTCGCCAAACAG GCCTTTGATGAAGCAATTGCTGAGTTGGACACATTGGGAGAGGAGTCTTACAAGGATAGCACTTTGATCATGCAACTTCTTCGAGACAATCTTACTCTCTGGACTTCCGATATGCAG GATGATGGGGCTGATGAAATCAAGGAAGATCCCAAAcctgaagaaaaaaattga